TGGAGTCATATTTTTCTTGGTAAGGTTGCTGCTGTGAGTCGTTATTAGCATACATTAGTTTGCTTTGCTCCTGATCTTCTTGTTTTTCTTCTTCTTCTTCATCATTGATTCTCTCTTCATATGCCTTTAGCCGTCCTACGATATTTTCAAAGCTTGTCTTGTTGAGGTCAACAACTTGTTGTAAGGCAGCTATGATATGTATGTATTTCTTTCTTGGCAAGCTATGAAGAAATTTCTTAACAACCTTTGGCTCCTCAATGATCTCCCCTAGTGCTGCCGATTTTGTTGATAATTCAGAGATTTTCCCAACAAAACTATCAATCGTATCAGTCTCCTTCATCTTTAGTCGATTGAAGTCTGCTGTTAGGGTTTGTAAGCGGGCTACACGCACACGATCAGCTCCCATATGCCTCATCTTTATTGCCTCCCAAATCTCTTTTGCGGTATCAAGGTTCCCCACTTGAAGAAGTAAAGATTCCGGCATCGACTGGAATAGTAAAGCTCTTGCGACATCATTCTTGTCCCCACTCTTCTCTCATGAATCAGTGGCCTCCCAGACCTTGTGAACTTTCAATGCTGCTTGCATTCTCATTGTCCATACGGTATAATTAGTGTCGTTGAGCATCGGACACTGGATTGACGAAGAACCACCGTTCTTCAAGTTGCTAGTCACTGCAACGATATCTCCCATGTTTGCTTCAATTCAATAGTATGCTCTGATACCAATTATTGAATCAAAGAAACACAAATCTCAAATCACTCTTTATTAATCACTCAAACCTTTAGGAAACTCACTCAAAACCTAAAGCTCTCAATTCATGAGATATGCAAACACCCTTGCATCTCTTTATATATAACTCAATATTTCCTAAACTCATTAGGAATCACAAATAGATATTTTCTTATTCTATAACTCAATAGAATTAGGTAACTTGCATCTTAAGCTAACTCAAGCTTATCTCAACATATACTAGGTGCATTGTACAGACCTCGGTTTCTTAAAGATGGAAATAGAAGCTGCTAGGGAATATATTTATTTCTATCAAGAAGAAGAAGGCCATAATGAGACGTTGCTCACTTTTGCAAAGGTCAATTTCAAACTTTGTCAGCTCCATTACCTTCAAGAGCTAGAAACTCTCACCAAGTACGTTTGACCTAGTTATATTTATTTTTAGCGTTTTTATATGCTTTTTCAATCTTGACTTCAAGTTCAAATTAATTAGTAATATCCTTATTTCTCTTGCATGTTCTTTAAGATTTTATCTTATTTCAAGTGTAGGATTTCTAACCGAGTTGTTGACTGTTATTGGTCCATCTTAGATAAATCATATTAATGGATATAATTTATTCATAGCTCAACTCTAATCCAAAGAATGGGTAATTACCATGTTTCTTTTATTTTATTTTTAACTTAATTCAGATGTGACATTTTAAAAACATTTTCACATTTGATGTTAATGCGGTTGAAGATGGTGGAAGGAAACTAATCTTGCATATAAACTACCATACGTAAGAGACAGGCTTCTTGAGAGTTGAGACCTTTGTCGGGGTTCTGGCGACATACTTCGAGCCACGCTATTCACTTGGGAGAATTGTAGTCTCTAAGATTTCCATATTGATGGTAGTTATGGATGATACATGTGATGCATATGGAAGTTTCGCCGAAGTTAAAAGTCTCATTGATTCCTTGCAAAGGTTAGTATGTATATATATATATATCTTAATATCAATGGCGTTAAATAACAATAAATTGCATGCATGGGAAAATCCATAAGGTGGGATCTTGGTGCCATATTGATGGTAGTTATGGATGACACATGTGATGCATATGGAAGTTTCGCCGAAGTTAAAAGTCTCATTGATTCCTTGCAAAGGTTAGTATGTATATATATATATATCTTAATATCAATGGCGTTAAATAACAATAAATTGCATGCATGGGAAAATCCATAAGGTGGGATCTTGGTGCCATTGACGAACTACCAAGCCATTTGAGAATCTTCATCCAAAGTATAGTAGACACTATGGAAGATATCAAAAGAGAAATGAAGCCCAGAGGCAGATCATCTAGCGTGCAATACACGGTAGAAGAGGTAAGTCAACCAATTTGTGGTTTAATGCCTTATTGGCTTAATATCTAGAAGTAATAAAGTTTGAGTCTTATAAATTGAGCAGATTAAGAGACTTGGTAGAGCGTATGCAAACATATCGAAATGGGCACAAGCAGGTTACGTTCTTTTAGATTCGGGTTTATTATGGGCTTCCAACTTAAAACCAATTGGCTTAGTGGATTGGCCCTAACCCTTTATATATTACTTAATGTCCCTTAGAATTTCCGATGTGGGATATATATCCCTAATACCTCTCCTCGAGATGATGGTTTTTATCGGCCAGAAATCTCGGAACTTTTGGACATTTATACTCGGTCGAACGAGTTTAACACAACCTTTATACCCGGTTGTAAGGGTTAATCATGACCTTTATACCCGGACAGAAGGGTTAATTTTAATTTTTAATTAGGATTTTAGGGTATTTAAGATCTGGGCTCTGATACCATTTTAGATTCGGGTTTATTATGGGCTTCCAACTTAAAACCAATTGGCTTAGTGGATTGGCCCTAACCCTTTATATATTACTTAATGTCCCTTAGAATTTCCGATGTGGGATATATATCCCTAATACGTTCCAACTTTTGATGAGTACATGGAGGTCGGTATCTACTCGTCAGGGGTACGTTGCTTTGCAATGTACACCTTTATGGCGATGGAAGATTGTGACGAGAATCAAACGATCGAGTGGTTCAAATCCGAACCGAAAATGATACTAGCTTTGTGCATTATATTCCGTCTTGAAAATGACATGGCCGGATTTGAGCTAGAGATGAGGAGAGGAGAGGTGGCTAATGGTGTGAACTGTTAATGAAGCAACATGGTGTTACCAAAGAGGTGGCCGTTAGAGAAATCAAGAAGATAGTTAGAGATAACTGTAAGATAGTAATGGAGGAGTTCTTGACGGTTAAAGCTGTGCCGCGACAGATTCTGGTACGGTGCATCAACACTATAAGACTGGTCAATGTGTATTACAGGGAGGGTGATGGATTCAGTGATCCCCATAGAAATCTCAAAGACCTTATCACGTCTTTGTTCATCAACCCTCTTCCTTTTTGAATCATAGGTCCACACTTTTTCTTGCATTTATTTTATTAAAACCTATGCTTTGAAAGAAAACGCATGGGGATGTAGCTCAGATGGTAGAGCGCTCGCTTAGCATGCGAGAGGTACGGGGATCGATACCCCGCATCTCCAAGTTTTTACTTGTTTTCATTTTTTTTCCCAAAATCGTGTACAAATTTTATATCACGTTTGTGTTGTGAACAAGAGTGTAAATCGTGTGTCTCTTGTCTTATTATCTCTGAATCAAAGTGTTCCCTTATATAGGGGATACAAGGGATAGATAAAAGGAAAGTATCCAAATCATAATCCTAGAGTGAAAAGGAAAACCTCCTAATAGATAAACATGAAAGATAAATGGAAACGTCTAAGTAAAGAGGCGGCCGACTCTCTCTCCTCTTGGGCCGCGGTCTCTCTCTCTCTCTATGGGCCTCGGTCTTGGCCTTTGGCTTCTAGCAATCCACATTGTTCATAACACTCCCCCTTGGATGCTAGAACCATATGGGCTCGTATCATGCACGATGTTGCCTCGTTAAAACCTCTCTAGGAAAACCAAAAACCCAAGGTGGGAAAAAATGGAAACCGTAGATAGGAAAAAGAGTACAACGCATGACACTCCCCCTGATGAAGNNNNNNNNNNNNNNNNNNNNNNNNNNNNNNNNNNNNNNNNNNNNNNNNNNNNNNNNNNNNNNNNNNNNNNNNNNNNNNNNNNNNNNNNNNNNNNNNNNNNNNNNNNNNNNNNNNNNNNNNNNNNNNNNNNNNNNNNNNNNNNNNNNNNNNNNNNNNNNNNNNNNNNNNNNNNNNNNNNNNNNNNNNNNNNNNNNNNNNNNNNNNNNNNNNNNNNNNNNNNNNNNNNNNNNNNNNNNNNNNNNNNNNNNNNNNNNNNNNNNNNNNNNNNNNNNNNNNNNNNNNNNNNNNNNNNNNNNNNNNNNNNNNNNNNNNNNNNNNNNNNNNNNNNNNNNNNNNNNNNNNNNNNNNNNNNNNNNNNNNNNNNNNNN
This genomic interval from Brassica oleracea var. oleracea cultivar TO1000 chromosome C2, BOL, whole genome shotgun sequence contains the following:
- the LOC106323413 gene encoding LOW QUALITY PROTEIN: terpenoid synthase 22-like (The sequence of the model RefSeq protein was modified relative to this genomic sequence to represent the inferred CDS: inserted 5 bases in 3 codons; deleted 3 bases in 3 codons; substituted 1 base at 1 genomic stop codon), with the protein product MEAARMCFGPKTLPHLCNGAHLYIPTKLSLFLHNKVSLSRRATKHKLXCCVATSSRPLTHFAPSLWRDHFLSAPLDYSEYDTLEIEIESVFKPVRNMLMFSHRXDKERICLIHLLVNLGTSHYFEKEIEEIIDQAFLNLDSLFEEENSLEITAIMFEVFRRXGHHFQLSVFARFKGDAGATFREHLVSDVRGMLQLTYEASYLGTTSEGIMDEALSFTRYHLESLASQEATTPPLLSRHILSRYVDLGFLKMEIEAAREYIYFYQEEEGHNETLLTFAKVNFKLCQLHYLQELETLTKWWKETNLAYKLPYVRDRLLRVETFVGVLATYFEPRYSLGRIVVSKISILMVVMDDTCDAYGSFAEVKSLIDSLQRWDLGAIDELPSHLRIFIQSIVDTMEDIKREMKPRGRSSSVQYTVEEIKRLGRAYANISKWAQAGYVPTFDEYMEVGIYSSGVRCFAMYTFMAMEDCDENQTIEWFKSEPKMILALCIIFRLENDMAGFELEMRRGEVANGVNCXMKQHGVTKEVAVREIKKIVRDNCKIVMEEFLTVKAVPRQILVRCINTIRLVNVYYREGDGFSDPHRNLKDLITSLFINPLPF